GTTTATAAAGACTGTGACAGCACTCAAAGAAACAAGCGGAGCAAATCCACTTTTGTTACACTCCCAGATTAATTTCCCTCTCAGTGAAAAGCCACTTTGCCCAAGCCTCGAGCTCGCAAGGGGCGGCGAGGCCGGGCACGTTGTTCCCGCCCCGCGCTGCGAAGCCCAGGGACGGGATGAGGCTGCAGAAGCGGCATGGCAGCCGGGGAAGGAGAGCAGGACAGAATGCACGAACAGCCGGAGCCTGAGGAATCACCGAAATGGACAAGGGGACGGGGGAAAGAGAACAGAGGGAGATGCTGGGAAGAGGCTCTGGGACAGGTCCTTACCGTCGTCCCTGAAGGGAGGTGGCGGTGGCGCCCAGCATGCCGTGCCCTTGCCGCCGCTCTCGGGCTGGGCGCCCTTCTTCCTCTCGTGGCTGCAGTGCTCGGGGGCCCCGTCCTCCCGGGCTGCCGCCCCGCGGCCCTCGCCCGACGGAACGGGCTCCGCGCCCGCCCTGGCCGGCGGCTCCgtctcctgctgcctcagcGCCTTCTGGGCTGCCATGATCTTCTGCCGCTCGGTGATGAGCGAGCACTTCTCGCACAGGCACAGCTTCCAGCGGCAGTGCCCGGCGTGGCCCTTGACGGGCACCACGAAGCCGTGGTTGCGGCAGCGGGAGCACTTGGGCGCCCGCAGTGCCTTCGCCGTGGCCTCGGCCGCCTCCATGGCACCGCTGCGACCGCCCGGACCCCCCGTCAGGCTCTCCCCGTCCTCTGGGCTTTTATCCGGGACAGGGGGGCTGCCCGGCGTGTAACAGCCCGGGCCGGGGGGCAGGAGAGCCCACGGCAGCGGGTGGGGAGCGCCTCGGGCCCCGCGgcctccctgccctgcgcctGGCGCGGCTCCCCCGGGCACCCCCTGCGGCCCTTTGGTGCGGGCGGGAGCCGAAGCCCGGCCGTGGGGgctgagcctgcagagctgcgGGGGGCACGGGCGCCACGGGCGGGTACACCGCTCTGTGCTGGTGCTCGCGGGGGTGGGGGTTTGGATGCACCTGGTGTGCACGGACGGGAATGTGCTGTCCCTTACGGTAGTGCCCTACAAGATAATTTTCCCTTTTGGCACTTTAACATCTGCGCCCACTTTCATACACCTCACGCATTCGGTTTTAATATGCACGGGACTACAGTCCCGTTTTGTTTCCAATTTGCAGCATGCTTCTCTTGATGAGGAGGAGTGACTGCctcagcagaaaaagaacactttcatccttctgtttttcaaaagaaGCTACTAAGACGAAGGTGGAAAGCATATGTCATTCCAAAGACCTGTCTCCTTTTCTCAGAATTCCTATTCTCTGGAAACAAAGGCAGGCTTACAGT
This sequence is a window from Motacilla alba alba isolate MOTALB_02 chromosome 8, Motacilla_alba_V1.0_pri, whole genome shotgun sequence. Protein-coding genes within it:
- the DMRTB1 gene encoding LOW QUALITY PROTEIN: doublesex- and mab-3-related transcription factor B1 (The sequence of the model RefSeq protein was modified relative to this genomic sequence to represent the inferred CDS: inserted 1 base in 1 codon; substituted 1 base at 1 genomic stop codon), which encodes MRASKPPPPRAPAQSGVPARGARAPRSSAGSAPTAGLRLPPAPKGRRGCPGEPRQAQGREAAGPEALPTRCRGLSCPPARAVTRRAAPLSRIKAQRTGRAXRGXPGGRSGAMEAAEATAKALRAPKCSRCRNHGFVVPVKGHAGHCRWKLCLCEKCSLITERQKIMAAQKALRQQETEPPARAGAEPVPSGEGRGAAAREDGAPEHCSHERKKGAQPESGGKGTACWAPPPPPFRDDGHPAFPPEYTVNPEYLEREIPKVYPGCSGVYPYHPFSLGFAINESSSGEAPSPPGISLQRGFRHIPSSYVPGNATTVSVPDGAGDFPQGYYTPLRQFIPPGFLTGIHYIPAPVSLNILAETTKEVHATEADSEDSGVVHECGQPPSSPE